The Pseudanabaena sp. PCC 6802 genomic interval AAAAGCTGACGGCTGACGGTGGAGTGCTTGTTTAACCTTATGATTCGATCGCAGCAGTTTACAGCATAAATGCATGGGTGTAGTTAACCGAAATAACCTGTGGGCGACAATTGTCGCGGAAGAGTTGTATCGCTCTGGAGTACGTACGATCTGCGCCTCACCTGGTTCGCGCTCTGCCCCGTTAATTACTGCCTTTGCGGCGCACCCTCACCTTGAAGTGCTCGTGCATATTGACGAGCGTTCCGGCAGTTTTTTCGCCCTCGGTCACGCCAAACAAAATGCGGTGCCTGTAGCGTTACTATGTACCTCCGGCACTGCGGCGGCAAATTATTACCCCGCTGCGATCGAAGCATTTTATAGTGGAATTCCCTTAGTGATTCTCACCGCCGATCGCCCACCTGCCTTGAGAAGTTGTGGTGCGGGTCAAACCATCGACCAGATCGAGCTTTATGGCAACTACACCCGCTTCTTTTTTGAGGTTGGCGTACCGGGGGTGTCGGAGTTTCAACTGCGACATTTGCGATCGCTCGTCAGCCATGCCGTCGCGGTAGCAATTGGTGCGACCAAATTACCTGCGGGGCCAGTCCATCTAAATTTTGCCTTTGCCGATCCGCTCGCCCCCATACCCTTACCAAATGACGTGCCCGCAGATCTAGCAATATCCAGTCCTTTAGCCTGGTATGGCAGGGATGCACGTACAGATTCAGGCGCGTACAATCGCGTAATTTCTGGTAAGACCGTGCTGGGGACAGAGGAGATCGCCGCCATTGCCGCTCGAATCACGAATAATCCCAAGGGTGTAATTGTAGTGGGAGTTTACGATGCTCCGTCAGGTTTTAACGATGCCGTAAAAAGATTGGCTGAAGTGACTGGCTATCCCCTACTGGTAGAGGCGACTGGATGCGATCGCCGTGGAGCGATCGGCAGGTATGACAGTTTTCTGCGATCGCGAAAATTTGCCAGTCAATACGCTCCTGAATTGATAATTCGCTTCGGTGCGATGCCAACTTCTAAAGCCTATTTGCTGTGGTTGGAACAGCATATTCAATGCCATCAAATCATAGTGGGTAATGGCGACAATACCGATCCTACACATGGCTTAGTGCAGTTCGTTCATGCCGATACTACGATTTTTTGCGAACAGGTTTCCGACTACCTGAACTTGCATGCATTGCCAGGTTGGCAAGATAAGCAGTGGCGATCTGTCTTTGAGCAGGCGGAAGCGATCGCTGCCGATGCGATCGATCTTTTTTTGGCATCTGTGGATGTTTTATTTGAGGGCAAGGTATACGCCGAGTTGGCAAAATGGCTGCCCGATGATGTTTGTATTTACATTGGCAGCAGTATGCCTATTCGCGATCTCGATACTTTTTTACAGCCCCAACAACGCTTGTCCGTTCTGGCAAATCGCGGGGCGAACGGCATAGATGGTACGGTTTCCAGTGCTTTGGGTGCAGCATGGCGACACGCACAACCTGCGATCTTAATCTGCGGCGATCTAGCGTTTTATCACGACCTCAATGGTTTGATGGCGACAAAGCAATTCCAGATTAACTTGACGATTATTCTGATCGATAACAATGGCGGCGGCATTTTTGAACTGTTACCGATCTCTAATTTCGAGCCGCCGTTCGAGCAATACTTTGCAACACCGCATGGTCTGGATTTTGCCCCTATCGTCACTGCCTATGGCTGCGGATATACGCTAGTTGAGGATTGGCAGCATTTTAAGCAGTTGGTATTGAGATCTCTAACTCAAACTGGTACCCAAGTAATTGAAATTAAAAGCGATCGCAAGCGAGATAAACAACTGCGCCAGGAACTCTGGCAAAGTGCGATCGCTCAGATCGACAAACATTTGATTTGATTATCGTATGCATAGATAAAATCTAATGCATTGAGATTCTTGCATATCGTAAATTTGCACATCCCGATCGCTTCTCTTTGTATTTCGCAAATATATCTATCTTAAGTAGTAGATTCGATCGGGAAAATAGTTACTAAAAATAAGTCTTTAGATAGATTTAGAGCGATAAAATGCCAGATCGCAACTTATTTACAAGTAGTAATACTTGATGAATTTAATTATTTATAGTTCCTGAAATAGTCTATAAATTTACAGCAATACACTGCCATTCAGCCTCTATAGCAACTAGATAGGGCAATTCACAATCGTTTTTTATGCTTTTTATTAAGCCAAGATCGAGGGACAGGAAAAACTTAACTAATTTTATCAACTATTACAAATACACGGTGAGATCGTTAACTGGCAAGCATTTGCGCGGCCAGCATTTCTTGTGCTTAGATCGCTATTTGCCCATATCTATACCAGGGTTGAGTTGACAAAACTATAAACAAATGATTAAAGTTCTTCACAGGCGCTTAATTGATTAGTGAATAAGTGACTGAGTCACTTTAGTGTTTATTACGCTCATTATGTTAATTAATTCTGAGTCTAACCTTACCAACTACCTTAACTAACAATTCAGGGAGGTTTGTATGTGGATTGCCCAGATCGAGTCCTTGTGGGAAAGAGTCCCGCCATCAACCTATGACATCAGATCTACAAAAAATTCTGCCATAGGTGTTATCCAAAAAAGATTTATTAGCTTTATTAGCTGAAATCGAGCTGAGATTGCCAATAAGTATCCGATGCCTTTGGTGATTCTATATAGTCCGGATAACTTGGAATCAGTTCGTTCTTGACTTTCGATCGCTCGGTTTCTCTGACTGCGCGGGCAGTCATAACAGTTCGTAACAAGCAATATTGCTACAGCGGTATTGCGATCGCTTTGGATATCCTTATTACTCTTGCCTAAGAGTTCTTCAAGAGGCATCCTTAGCTCCAACAGGAAGGCGCAATCGCCTTCGCTAGCTCCATCACACAATTAATTATATTTGAGGTTATAGGGTATGTTGAATTTAAACAGGCAGCCCATTGCGCTAATTTCCGACCATGCCGATCCTGCTGCCAATATTGGTGCAGAAGAAGCAGGTGGACAAAACGTCTACGTGCGCCAAGTTGGCGAGAAACTGGCAGCTTTGGGCTGGCAAGTGGATATGTTTACACGCAAATCTAATCCCGAAGATGCGGATATCGTCGAACATGCACCCCACTGCCGCACGATTAGATTGAAAGCTGGCCCCTTAGAATTTATCCCTAGAGATAAGTTGTTCGATTACATGCCTGAGTTCGTGCAATCTTTTCGAGCTTG includes:
- the menD gene encoding 2-succinyl-5-enolpyruvyl-6-hydroxy-3-cyclohexene-1-carboxylic-acid synthase, whose translation is MGVVNRNNLWATIVAEELYRSGVRTICASPGSRSAPLITAFAAHPHLEVLVHIDERSGSFFALGHAKQNAVPVALLCTSGTAAANYYPAAIEAFYSGIPLVILTADRPPALRSCGAGQTIDQIELYGNYTRFFFEVGVPGVSEFQLRHLRSLVSHAVAVAIGATKLPAGPVHLNFAFADPLAPIPLPNDVPADLAISSPLAWYGRDARTDSGAYNRVISGKTVLGTEEIAAIAARITNNPKGVIVVGVYDAPSGFNDAVKRLAEVTGYPLLVEATGCDRRGAIGRYDSFLRSRKFASQYAPELIIRFGAMPTSKAYLLWLEQHIQCHQIIVGNGDNTDPTHGLVQFVHADTTIFCEQVSDYLNLHALPGWQDKQWRSVFEQAEAIAADAIDLFLASVDVLFEGKVYAELAKWLPDDVCIYIGSSMPIRDLDTFLQPQQRLSVLANRGANGIDGTVSSALGAAWRHAQPAILICGDLAFYHDLNGLMATKQFQINLTIILIDNNGGGIFELLPISNFEPPFEQYFATPHGLDFAPIVTAYGCGYTLVEDWQHFKQLVLRSLTQTGTQVIEIKSDRKRDKQLRQELWQSAIAQIDKHLI